In a genomic window of Deinococcus carri:
- a CDS encoding class I SAM-dependent methyltransferase, producing MSGHSQNSRWEAYHQKLQGRPARPTLRQALELFGQEARPVGADLAVDLGCGAGNDTLALLERGWNVVAVDQDPRAIQGLRASLPPGLQGRLQVQQATFETLEVPHALMFNASYSLPFCDPAAFPGLWAQLMERLLPGGRFAGQFFGERDGWAGRPGMNFHTRAEVEAMCRTLELEHFVEEDEEGPTALGGLKHWHVFHVIGRRPWDNPS from the coding sequence ATGTCCGGACACAGCCAGAACAGCCGCTGGGAGGCCTACCACCAGAAACTTCAGGGGCGACCGGCGAGGCCCACCCTCCGGCAGGCGCTTGAGCTGTTCGGTCAAGAGGCGCGTCCTGTTGGGGCTGACCTTGCCGTCGATCTGGGCTGTGGCGCAGGCAACGATACGCTGGCGTTGCTGGAGCGTGGCTGGAACGTCGTCGCTGTCGATCAGGACCCCAGAGCCATTCAAGGCCTGCGGGCCAGTCTCCCTCCTGGGCTTCAGGGCCGTCTCCAGGTGCAGCAGGCCACGTTCGAGACCTTGGAAGTGCCTCATGCCCTGATGTTCAATGCCAGTTACAGTCTTCCTTTTTGTGACCCAGCCGCCTTTCCTGGGTTGTGGGCGCAGCTCATGGAACGGCTCCTGCCGGGTGGACGCTTTGCTGGACAGTTCTTCGGGGAACGCGACGGCTGGGCAGGGCGTCCCGGCATGAACTTTCACACCCGGGCCGAGGTCGAGGCCATGTGTCGCACGCTGGAATTGGAACACTTTGTCGAGGAAGACGAGGAAGGCCCGACAGCGCTTGGTGGTCTCAAGCACTGGCATGTGTTCCATGTCATCGGGCGTCGACCCTGGGACAATCCCTCCTGA
- a CDS encoding GNAT family N-acetyltransferase translates to MLTRPGTLTPELEALLARAMFPDPERLRRTLESYRLGTERQVYAWVVGGQPVSAAGIRQQGEPAGRDVEVLHLGTTPGQEGRGHARALLHAVAAHLNAARLVAETDDSAVGFYRRAGFEVSSIPSRWDWVRYRCVLTPS, encoded by the coding sequence ATGCTGACCCGGCCCGGCACCCTCACCCCCGAACTGGAAGCCCTGCTCGCCCGCGCCATGTTCCCCGACCCCGAACGCCTCCGCCGCACTCTGGAGAGCTACCGCCTGGGCACGGAGCGCCAGGTCTATGCCTGGGTGGTGGGCGGCCAGCCCGTGAGCGCGGCGGGCATCCGCCAGCAAGGCGAGCCAGCGGGAAGAGATGTGGAGGTGCTGCACCTTGGCACCACACCGGGCCAGGAGGGGCGGGGGCACGCGCGGGCGCTGCTGCACGCGGTGGCCGCTCACCTGAACGCCGCGCGCCTCGTCGCGGAGACGGACGACAGCGCAGTCGGCTTCTACCGCCGCGCCGGGTTCGAGGTCAGTTCCATCCCCAGTCGCTGGGACTGGGTACGCTACCGCTGCGTTCTCACCCCTTCCTGA
- a CDS encoding MFS transporter has product MPPVPDSAPAAPANGWRTFLWLWGSQALSVLGGGLSGFALNIYLTQTRFPLDTQRAELAHALSLTALGWTFAALVGAPLAGALADRWDRRRMMLACDLLGALALLGGVALITLTTPPVWALVLFTATLGLIGTFHGSAFDTSYAVLVPRAQLPRANGMMQTIWSLSGLLSPALAAFLIGLPALARTGGGPAWLAGVRDGVPLAFAIDAATFVLAALVVWRLSIPTPLRRDWRGGAAGPRPTLWQDMRFGWRFIFARLPLLHLLLTFAAVNLLTSGVGVLHPLLVRFALGTDAAAHGLSQQAALATLWTAFSAGGLAGGMLVSTWGGLKRRRVLGVLVPALLASAAHAASGVLGALVPVCLAVACFGLMMPLMNAHSQAIWQAQVPPDMQGRVFSVRRLLAQFTGPVSTALAGLLAARYAPGSLLLWSGLLLVLVAAVGLLNPVLRRVDTPLTDASGITAAPGD; this is encoded by the coding sequence ATGCCTCCCGTGCCCGACTCCGCCCCCGCAGCCCCAGCGAACGGCTGGCGCACGTTCCTCTGGCTGTGGGGGTCGCAGGCGCTGAGTGTGCTGGGGGGCGGGCTGAGCGGGTTCGCGCTGAACATCTACCTCACGCAGACACGCTTTCCGCTGGACACGCAACGGGCCGAGCTGGCACACGCGCTCTCGCTGACGGCGCTGGGCTGGACCTTCGCGGCCCTCGTGGGTGCGCCGCTGGCCGGTGCCCTCGCGGACCGCTGGGACCGCCGCCGCATGATGCTGGCCTGCGACCTGCTGGGGGCGCTGGCGCTGCTGGGCGGCGTGGCCCTGATCACGCTGACCACGCCGCCCGTGTGGGCGCTGGTGCTGTTCACGGCCACGCTGGGGCTGATCGGCACCTTTCACGGCTCGGCGTTCGACACCAGTTACGCGGTGCTGGTGCCCAGGGCGCAACTCCCGCGCGCCAACGGCATGATGCAGACCATCTGGAGCCTGTCGGGCCTGCTGAGTCCGGCGCTGGCGGCCTTTCTGATTGGCCTGCCGGCGCTGGCACGGACAGGCGGCGGCCCCGCGTGGCTGGCAGGCGTCCGGGACGGCGTGCCGCTCGCGTTTGCCATCGACGCGGCGACCTTCGTGCTGGCCGCGCTGGTGGTCTGGCGGCTCTCGATTCCCACACCGCTGCGCCGGGACTGGAGGGGTGGAGCGGCTGGCCCGCGCCCCACCCTGTGGCAGGACATGCGCTTCGGGTGGCGCTTCATCTTCGCGCGGCTGCCGCTGCTGCACCTGCTGCTGACCTTTGCCGCCGTGAACCTGCTCACCAGCGGCGTGGGCGTGCTGCACCCGCTGCTGGTGCGCTTTGCGCTGGGGACGGACGCGGCGGCGCACGGCCTCTCGCAGCAGGCGGCGCTGGCGACCCTCTGGACGGCGTTCAGCGCGGGGGGACTGGCGGGGGGGATGCTGGTCAGCACCTGGGGCGGGCTGAAGCGGCGGCGGGTGCTGGGGGTGCTGGTGCCTGCCCTGCTGGCGAGCGCGGCGCACGCGGCGAGCGGGGTGCTGGGCGCACTGGTGCCCGTTTGCCTCGCCGTGGCCTGTTTCGGCCTGATGATGCCCCTCATGAACGCGCATTCGCAGGCCATCTGGCAGGCACAGGTGCCGCCCGACATGCAGGGCCGGGTGTTCAGCGTGCGCCGCCTGCTCGCCCAGTTCACCGGCCCGGTCAGCACGGCGCTGGCGGGCCTGCTCGCCGCCCGGTATGCCCCCGGAAGCCTCCTGCTGTGGTCGGGGCTGCTGCTGGTACTGGTCGCGGCGGTGGGGCTGCTGAACCCGGTGCTGCGCCGGGTGGACACGCCGTTGACCGATGCCTCGGGGATAACCGCCGCGCCGGGTGATTGA